In Paenibacillus sp. 1781tsa1, one DNA window encodes the following:
- a CDS encoding shikimate kinase has protein sequence MSKSNNIILIGMMGTGKSTVADMLARELGYRLIDVDAAVEKEEGCTIPELFTDKGETYFRDAESRVLCSVLEKKSQVIATGGGVVLRSDNCDVMLENGWVVALTADPAVIVERVSGCDNRPLLAGNTEERIKAIMEERKDAYRFAHYTVDTTELSAAEVTRLILAHYRV, from the coding sequence TTGAGCAAGTCTAACAATATTATTCTCATCGGCATGATGGGAACCGGCAAATCAACCGTTGCTGATATGCTCGCACGTGAGCTTGGTTACCGATTGATTGATGTGGACGCCGCGGTGGAAAAAGAGGAAGGCTGTACGATTCCGGAACTGTTCACCGACAAGGGAGAGACGTATTTCCGTGATGCCGAGAGCCGCGTGTTGTGTTCGGTACTGGAGAAAAAGTCACAGGTCATAGCGACCGGAGGTGGCGTGGTGCTGCGTTCAGATAATTGTGACGTGATGTTGGAAAATGGTTGGGTTGTTGCTCTGACTGCTGATCCGGCAGTGATTGTGGAACGTGTTAGCGGCTGTGACAATCGTCCCCTTCTTGCAGGCAATACAGAGGAACGCATCAAGGCAATTATGGAAGAACGGAAAGACGCATACCGGTTCGCACATTATACGGTGGATACAACCGAGTTATCCGCTGCTGAAGTGACTCGTTTAATTTTAGCGCATTACCGCGTCTAA
- the gndA gene encoding NADP-dependent phosphogluconate dehydrogenase, which produces MTKQQIGVIGLAVMGKNLALNIESKGFSVSVYNRSPEKTNDLLKEAEGKNLTGSFSIEEFVASLESPRKILIMVQAGKATDATIEQLLPHLDEGDIIIDGGNAYFPDTQRRSKELEDKGIRFIGTGVSGGEEGALKGPSIMPGGQESAYKLVEPILTAISAKVGDDPCCTYIGPDGAGHYVKMVHNGIEYGDMQLIGEAYHLLKSVLNVSVEELHTIFTEWNQGELDSYLIEITADIFSKYDPETGKPMVDVILDAAGQKGTGKWTSQSALDLGVPLSMITESVFSRFLSAMKDERVAASKILSGPATEAFSGDKKAFIESVRKALFASKIVSYAQGFAQMRAASDEYGWDLKYGNIAMIFRGGCIIRSQFLQNIKEAYDKDAALKNLLLDPYFQNIVESYQGAWREVVAAAVKQGVPVPGFSSALSYYDSYRTERLPANLLQAQRDYFGAHTFKRVDKEGSFHHNWME; this is translated from the coding sequence ATGACAAAACAACAAATTGGCGTGATTGGCCTGGCTGTCATGGGCAAAAATTTGGCCCTTAACATTGAAAGCAAAGGTTTCTCAGTATCGGTATATAACCGTTCCCCGGAGAAAACCAATGATCTTCTGAAAGAAGCTGAAGGTAAAAACCTGACAGGCTCATTCTCCATTGAAGAGTTCGTAGCATCCCTGGAATCCCCGCGCAAAATTTTGATCATGGTACAAGCCGGCAAAGCGACCGACGCTACCATTGAACAACTGCTTCCTCACCTGGATGAGGGTGATATCATCATCGATGGAGGGAACGCATACTTCCCTGACACGCAACGTCGCAGCAAAGAGTTGGAAGACAAAGGTATTCGCTTCATCGGTACAGGTGTATCCGGTGGTGAAGAAGGCGCACTGAAAGGCCCTTCCATCATGCCTGGTGGACAGGAAAGTGCTTATAAACTGGTTGAACCGATCCTGACGGCGATCTCGGCCAAAGTCGGTGACGATCCATGTTGTACATATATTGGACCTGATGGTGCCGGGCACTATGTGAAAATGGTGCATAACGGTATTGAGTACGGAGATATGCAGTTGATTGGTGAAGCGTACCACTTGCTCAAATCCGTATTGAACGTTTCCGTTGAAGAGCTTCATACGATCTTTACGGAATGGAATCAAGGAGAGCTGGATAGTTATTTGATCGAAATCACAGCAGATATCTTCTCCAAATATGATCCAGAAACAGGCAAACCAATGGTTGACGTCATTCTGGACGCGGCTGGACAAAAAGGAACAGGTAAATGGACAAGCCAAAGTGCGCTGGATCTCGGCGTACCATTGTCCATGATCACAGAATCCGTATTCTCCCGTTTCCTGTCTGCCATGAAGGACGAGCGTGTAGCAGCTAGCAAAATCCTGAGTGGACCAGCCACTGAAGCGTTCTCCGGCGACAAAAAAGCGTTCATTGAGAGCGTGCGTAAAGCCCTCTTTGCAAGTAAAATCGTATCCTACGCACAAGGATTTGCACAAATGCGTGCAGCTTCCGACGAGTATGGCTGGGATCTGAAATACGGCAACATTGCCATGATCTTCCGCGGTGGCTGCATCATCCGTTCGCAGTTCCTGCAAAACATCAAGGAAGCTTATGATAAAGACGCAGCTCTGAAAAACTTGCTCTTGGATCCTTACTTCCAAAACATCGTTGAGTCTTATCAAGGTGCATGGCGTGAAGTTGTAGCGGCTGCTGTAAAACAAGGTGTTCCAGTACCTGGTTTCTCCAGCGCACTGTCTTACTACGACAGCTACCGTACAGAGCGTTTGCCAGCAAACTTGCTGCAAGCACAACGTGACTACTTTGGTGCTCACACGTTCAAACGTGTGGACAAAGAAGGCAGCTTCCACCACAACTGGATGGAGTAG
- a CDS encoding suppressor of fused domain protein: MAWEQLSKQEQFSMDIRRTFLLGAYINEWGMPELRTVLSKPNRGIHIEIYYFPPTAHADIARFATVGLSQACRPSGEKVASEWMLALQPNLGGENVERVNTYMADLISHHIENVPDSTVPRVMTSSELAPSRWTVTAFLLDELRGESESLEQIHVGHETIPLLWAIPITSYEANLLLSAGLDEFDAFIESSEYSIIDPCRP; this comes from the coding sequence GTGGCATGGGAACAGCTTTCAAAGCAAGAACAATTTTCAATGGATATTCGCAGAACCTTTTTGTTGGGGGCTTATATCAATGAATGGGGTATGCCAGAGCTCAGAACCGTTCTTTCGAAGCCGAATCGAGGCATTCATATCGAAATTTATTATTTCCCTCCCACCGCGCATGCAGACATCGCCAGATTCGCAACGGTCGGATTGTCTCAGGCATGTCGCCCTTCAGGGGAGAAGGTCGCGTCGGAGTGGATGCTCGCGCTGCAACCCAATCTCGGTGGGGAAAATGTGGAGCGTGTGAACACCTATATGGCCGATCTGATCTCCCATCACATCGAAAATGTACCGGATTCGACGGTTCCGCGTGTGATGACATCGAGCGAATTAGCACCCTCCCGTTGGACTGTAACTGCCTTTCTCCTCGATGAATTGCGAGGTGAAAGCGAATCCTTGGAACAGATACACGTAGGCCATGAAACGATTCCGTTACTATGGGCCATCCCCATCACCTCGTATGAAGCCAATCTGTTGTTATCCGCGGGATTGGATGAATTCGACGCCTTCATCGAAAGCTCGGAATACTCTATCATTGACCCCTGTCGTCCATAA